A single region of the Oleispira antarctica RB-8 genome encodes:
- the pheT gene encoding Phenylalanyl-tRNA synthetase beta subunit — translation MQFSELWLREWANPALETQELVDQITMAGLEVDAIEAAAGEFSGIVVAQIVSFEKHPEADKLNVCKVTDGSEEFQIVCGAPNVREGMVIPFAKIGAVLPGDFKIKKAKLRGVESFGMLCAEEEMGIADKSDGLWDLPADAPLGVCMREYLGLSRGGRDDKIIDVDLTPNRGDCLSIAGLSREVGVLNKVDVTAPVIEAVAATIDTAIDVQLQAPDACPRYVGRVIKGINIKAASPLWMQEKLRRSGIRSIDPVVDVTNFILLELGQPMHAFDLAKLDGGIIVRKATQDETLVLLDDQEIKLNSDTLVIADNSKALAMAGVMGGAESGVNAETTQDILLESAYFNPIAIAGKARNYGLHTDSSHRFERGVDFELQRTAIERATTLLLEIVGGEAGPVVEKTSEADLPSCAEITLVEASIEKMLGLTIEAGEVEEILTRLGMQISKIDSGDKSGWKVIAPSYRFDMAIEADLIEELARIYGYNRLPVRTPMAATPLLPVPENELAMKDVRRQLVGRGYQEAITYSFVDPATQKLLDPEVAPLALANPISADLSVMRTNLWAGLVQTAVHNIKRQQPRVRLFETGLSFVPQPGKDPSNLDESLVQDPKLAMLLTGTRTEQSWSEGDQNVDFFDLKGDFESLIARTGSQARYAFVPAEHPALQPGQTASIQLDGIAVGWIGALHPNLAKPLGLKQAVYLLEISLKAVRQVEVPTFKPLSKFPGMSRDLALVVTNSTSVADVMSLIREKAGDYLTKLNLFDIYQGKGIDPDRKSLALGLTWQHPSRTLNEEEVNEAVDNILAHLADRIDAQLRG, via the coding sequence ATGCAGTTCAGTGAATTATGGTTACGAGAGTGGGCAAACCCAGCTCTTGAAACACAAGAATTAGTCGACCAAATCACCATGGCCGGTTTGGAAGTAGACGCAATTGAAGCCGCAGCAGGCGAGTTCAGCGGAATTGTTGTTGCGCAGATAGTAAGTTTCGAAAAGCACCCGGAAGCCGACAAGCTAAATGTTTGTAAGGTGACTGACGGTAGTGAAGAGTTCCAGATCGTCTGTGGCGCCCCCAATGTTCGCGAAGGTATGGTAATTCCTTTCGCTAAAATCGGTGCAGTATTGCCTGGCGATTTTAAAATCAAAAAAGCCAAGCTACGCGGCGTAGAATCTTTCGGCATGTTGTGTGCGGAAGAAGAAATGGGTATTGCCGATAAGTCTGATGGCTTGTGGGATCTTCCAGCAGACGCACCATTAGGTGTTTGCATGCGCGAATATCTTGGCCTTAGCCGCGGTGGCCGTGACGACAAAATTATTGATGTAGACCTTACGCCAAACCGTGGCGACTGCTTAAGCATTGCCGGTTTGTCTCGTGAAGTTGGCGTATTAAACAAAGTAGATGTAACGGCGCCAGTCATCGAAGCGGTTGCCGCAACGATTGATACTGCGATTGATGTTCAGCTACAAGCCCCTGATGCCTGCCCACGCTATGTTGGTCGTGTAATCAAAGGTATTAACATCAAAGCGGCAAGCCCACTTTGGATGCAAGAAAAGCTACGTCGCAGTGGCATTCGTTCAATCGACCCTGTGGTTGATGTAACGAACTTCATCTTGCTAGAACTTGGCCAGCCAATGCACGCATTTGATCTAGCCAAACTAGACGGCGGCATAATTGTTCGTAAGGCGACACAAGACGAAACGCTTGTGCTACTTGATGATCAAGAAATAAAATTAAACAGCGATACCCTCGTGATTGCTGATAACAGCAAAGCATTAGCCATGGCGGGTGTGATGGGCGGAGCGGAATCAGGCGTCAATGCTGAAACAACTCAAGACATCCTATTAGAATCTGCTTACTTCAATCCAATCGCGATTGCCGGTAAAGCACGTAACTACGGCTTGCATACAGACTCTTCACATCGCTTTGAGCGTGGCGTTGATTTTGAATTGCAGCGTACTGCTATTGAGCGCGCAACGACTTTATTGTTAGAAATCGTTGGTGGTGAAGCAGGCCCAGTGGTTGAGAAGACCTCTGAAGCTGACTTACCAAGCTGTGCAGAAATTACATTGGTAGAAGCAAGCATCGAAAAGATGTTGGGCCTCACGATTGAAGCCGGTGAAGTTGAAGAAATTCTAACTCGCCTAGGGATGCAGATATCTAAAATCGATTCCGGTGATAAGAGTGGCTGGAAGGTGATTGCACCGAGCTATCGTTTTGATATGGCGATTGAAGCGGACCTGATCGAAGAACTGGCGCGTATCTACGGTTACAACCGTTTGCCGGTTCGCACGCCAATGGCCGCAACACCGTTATTGCCTGTGCCTGAAAACGAACTCGCAATGAAAGATGTTCGTCGTCAGTTAGTCGGTCGTGGTTACCAAGAAGCAATTACCTACAGCTTTGTAGACCCTGCGACTCAAAAATTATTAGATCCTGAAGTTGCTCCGTTAGCGCTTGCTAACCCAATTTCAGCGGACTTGTCTGTGATGCGTACAAATTTATGGGCGGGTCTGGTTCAGACTGCGGTTCATAATATTAAGCGTCAGCAGCCTCGTGTCCGTTTATTCGAAACCGGTTTGAGCTTTGTGCCGCAGCCAGGCAAAGATCCATCGAATCTAGACGAAAGCCTAGTGCAAGACCCTAAGTTGGCTATGTTGCTAACCGGTACTCGTACTGAACAGAGTTGGTCTGAAGGCGATCAGAATGTCGATTTCTTTGATCTAAAGGGCGATTTCGAAAGCTTAATCGCTCGTACAGGTAGCCAAGCTCGTTATGCATTTGTACCGGCTGAGCATCCAGCGCTGCAGCCAGGTCAAACGGCAAGCATTCAGTTAGATGGTATTGCAGTGGGTTGGATCGGTGCGCTGCATCCGAACCTAGCGAAGCCTTTAGGGCTTAAGCAAGCTGTGTATCTGTTAGAAATTAGCTTGAAAGCGGTTCGTCAGGTTGAAGTACCTACTTTCAAACCATTATCTAAGTTCCCAGGCATGAGTCGTGACCTTGCTTTGGTCGTGACTAATAGCACCTCAGTAGCTGACGTAATGTCGTTAATTCGAGAGAAAGCAGGGGATTACCTCACAAAGTTAAACCTTTTTGATATTTATCAGGGCAAAGGCATTGATCCTGATAGAAAAAGCTTAGCTTTGGGCTTGACGTGGCAGCATCCTTCACGCACTCTGAATGAAGAAGAAGTGAACGAAGCAGTTGATAACATACTCGCTCACTTGGCTGATAGGATTGATGCACAATTGAGAGGCTAA
- the ihfA gene encoding Integration host factor subunit alpha (IHF-alpha), with translation MRALTKAEMAERLFEDLGLNKREAKEMVDLFFDEIRHSLTHNEQVKLSGFGNFDLRDKSQRPGRNPKTGEEIPISARRVVTFKPGQKLKIRVEAYAGSESL, from the coding sequence ATGCGAGCTCTTACCAAGGCAGAAATGGCGGAACGCCTGTTTGAAGACCTGGGTTTGAATAAACGTGAAGCAAAAGAAATGGTGGATCTCTTTTTCGATGAGATTCGCCATTCTCTGACGCATAACGAACAAGTGAAGTTGTCAGGCTTTGGCAACTTCGACCTGCGTGATAAAAGTCAACGTCCAGGGCGTAACCCAAAAACGGGGGAAGAGATCCCAATCTCCGCACGTCGCGTTGTTACCTTCAAGCCCGGACAAAAATTAAAAATCCGAGTAGAAGCTTATGCTGGAAGTGAGTCACTCTAA
- a CDS encoding probable transcriptional regulator, MerR type produces the protein MLEVSHSNELPPIPSKRYFSIGEVSELCDVKPHVLRYWEQEFTQLKPIKRRGNRRYYQREDVILVREIRNLLYLEGYTIVGARQKLDDQSGDETAVHFDRVLIKDMLAELTELKNILEG, from the coding sequence ATGCTGGAAGTGAGTCACTCTAACGAGCTGCCACCTATTCCATCCAAACGCTACTTCAGTATTGGTGAAGTCAGTGAGCTATGCGATGTAAAACCTCATGTTCTGCGTTATTGGGAACAGGAGTTTACACAATTAAAACCCATCAAACGTCGTGGCAATCGTCGCTATTATCAACGCGAAGACGTTATTCTTGTGCGCGAAATTCGTAATTTACTTTATCTAGAAGGTTATACCATTGTCGGTGCTCGCCAGAAGCTGGATGACCAATCGGGTGATGAAACCGCAGTGCATTTTGATCGTGTTTTAATTAAGGATATGTTGGCTGAGCTGACTGAGTTAAAAAATATTCTTGAAGGCTAG